The nucleotide window ATGGAATCGGGATGCCATGGGCAAGCTTTTGGTAACACATATCCGATCGGGCAACGGACAATGCCGGCGACGCCGGGCTACTGCGAAATTCGCGTGATGAGGGGTGATGAGTCGGGCCGCATCTGAGATAATCCGCCGTGCCGGATTCACCGCTGAAAGTTCGGTTTACTTTTTACCAAGGCCTCGGCCCAGATCATCACCGAACACGCCGGCTTGAATCGCCGGATGATCCACGTTCGCATCTCAAACGCTGCCACCCACCAAAGCACCATATCACGATGTCAGTCATCCTAGGACTTTGGCCGATCGCCGGCGTGACCACCGTCGGTGTCAGCCGTGATGATGCCCGATCGACGATCGCCGCGGCCATCGATGCTGGCATACGGCGATTCGATACCGCATACAGCTATGGGTATGACGGCGAGAGTGATCGGTTGATCGGTGAGTTTCTGCAGACCGATCGTGATGCCTTTGAACTGATCGGCAAAGCCGGGCAACGTTGGACGCCGGATCGCAAACGCGTTGTCGATGGACGGCCGCAGACTCTGACCGCCGACGTCGAAGAATCGCTTCGTCGCGCGGGTCTGGATCACTTCGATGTGCTGATGTTGCACAGCCCCGATCCCGACGTGCCGCTGTCCGAATCCGCTGCGGCGATCGATGCAATGCGTCGAAGCGGAAAAGCCAAACGCATCGGCATTTGCAACGCGGACGAAGATCAGCGGAAACAGTTCGCCGCCGTCGCGGGATGCGATGCGATTCAGTGCCCGTTGAACTTGTTGCAGCAAGATTCACTGGACACATTGATTCGCCCAGCCGCGGCGGACGGTGCCCAGTGTCACGTGTACTGGACGTTGATGAAGGGCTTGTTGGCCGGAAAGATCGGCCGCGATCATCAGTTTCCCGAAGGCGACAGCCGGCCCAAATACGATGTCTTTCAGGGAGAGAAACGCGAAAGAGCGCACCGGATTGTTGATGCATTGCGCGACATCGGTTCAGGGATCGGTCGCAGCGTTGCCAGCCTGTCCATCGGCTGGGCGGTCAGCCAAGACGGCGTTTCCGGTGCACTGGTCGGTGCGCGTCGGCCTGATCAGATTTTGGAAACGGCCGACGCGACCGCCTTGGACGCATCGACGCTGGCGCAGATCGATCAATTGTTGGCCGACGTCTAGCGAGCGGCTGAATTGTTGAATCTGTTCAGCCCGTTTACTTCACCTTCAGCATCCGCTGCAGTGCGACCAAGCTGTGATGCGTCGTTTCATCGTCGACCAGGATCTGGTTGACCACGCATCCGTCACGCAGGTTTTCCAGGCACCAGCACAGGTGGGCCAAGTCGATCCGGTACATCGTCGCGCACATGCAGACGACCGGCGACAAGAAATGAATTTCCTGTTCGGGGTGCTCCGCCTTCAGCCGGTTGACCAAGTGCAATTCCGTGCCGATTGCCCACTTTGTTCCCGGCGGGCTGTTGCGAACCGTGTCGATGATCTTTCCGGTACTGCCGCTGACATCGGCGATGTCGTTGACTTCACGCGGGCATTCCGGGTGCACCAAGATCTTGATGCCGGGATGGTTCTTGCGAAAACCCTCGACATGTTCGGGCCGGAACATTTGGTGAACGCTGCAGTGGCCTTTCCACAAAATCACACGGCTGTCGCGCAGTGCCTGTTCGGTGTTCCCCCCCAGTTCCAACGCATAGGGATCCCAGACGGGCATTTGTTCGGTACCAATGCCCATGCCCAACGCGGTGTTGCGGCCGAGGTGTTGATCGGGAAAGAAGAAAACGCGATCGCCCCGTTCAAACGCCCAGTCCATCACCGATGCGGCATTGCTGCTGGTGCATACGATGCCGCCGTGGCGACCACAAAACGCCTTTAAGCTGGCCGCACTGTTGATGTAGGTCACGGGAATCACGCGACTGGTGTCGATGATTTCACCCATGTCGGCCCAAGCGTCTTCCACCTGGGCGATCGCCGCCATGTCGGCCATCGAACAACCCGCCGCCATGTCTGGCAAGATCACGGTGACCCGGTCGCCGCCACGTGATTCCAATTTTTCCGGACGGTTGGCCAAGATGTCGGCGGTTTCCGCCATGAAGTGTACGCCGCAGAAAACAATCGTGCGGCACGTTTCGCTGGACGCGGCCAACTCGCTCAGCTTGTAACTGTCTCCCCGCAGGTCACAGTGCTGGATGACTTCGTCCTGTTGATAGTGGTGACCCAACAGCAACAGGGAATCGCCCATCGATTGCCGCACCGCTTCGATCCGCTGATGCAGTTCGTCGGATTCCATTGTTTTGTACGAAGCCAACGGGTGCAGCGAATCGTCTTTCGCAACTTTGGCTGTTGGCAATGCAGTCATCGACTTTTTCGGGGCTCATTTGATGGGGAATGGTGGGGCGGGACACCGGCTTTGGAACCGGTCGGCAATGCCTAGCGATCGCCGTGCTCCAAGGAGTCCATTGTAGGTTCCACCACCGAAATCGACCATGGACAGACGCGTCGGATTTCAGCCGCCGATTCGGCATCGGGAACAAATACCCGCAAATCTGAGGCCGAAAAAGCATCCAAATCCACGTCGCCCGAAGCCCGAAATTCGCGTTCCGCCGTCCAGTCGACGGTCTTTCCACGAGCTTGGAAACGATAGCGATCCGCTTCGTCCAGCCTCGACGACTGTTCGGGATCGCCGTACACGACCGGGCGAATTCCGCAGTCCAAAGCCGCTGATTTCCGGATCGCGATGCCAAACGGCAGGTAATCCCACCGCCGCAGGTGCGACCGATACGTTCGGCGTTGCATCAATTCACTGACCGAAACGGCGGAAAAGCAAACGACGGGATACTGGTGCGACGATGCGACCGCTGATGCCACCAGACGCCGTGTCGTGATGATTCGATGAAGCGTCCCCAGGGCACTGCGGTCCCGGTCGACCGACAACAGACAATCGTCCATCCATTGCTGTGAAGTCTGGCCCGGCCAGGCTCCGGTGCAAGGTCTTGTGCAGTGTACCAGCCACCGGTCCGATTGCTGAATCCAGTCGGCATCGGTGTGGATCCAGCCACGATCGCTGACGGGATGGTCACCGCCGGCGACGTCTTGGTCGTACATCCAGTGCCCGACGGCACCGCCGCGGATCAACGGGCCGGATGCACAATCGGCCAGTCCGGTCACCGCGATGCGAACGTTCGGGGACGGTCGCAATTTCAATCGTTGCGTGATGAAACGCTGGATCGATCCGCCGCGACGAACGTACAACGCATCGATTGCGTCACAGTTTTGAATCAAACACCGATCGCCGGCGGTCGTGTCGCTGCGTTTGCGGTCAAGGCGTTTGCCGTTCCCACGCTGCGGCGATGATTGTCGGTCGGTCTCGCCCGGCGACGGGGGATCACAAGGCGACAGAACCCCCAGTGACGCGCCGAACAATTCCGCGGCTCGGCTGGCCCAAGGCAGCACGGCGGATCCCGCCGAAACGACAAAGGCCGCGTTACGATTGCGGGCGTCGGTCATGATCCGCCGCAAACGTTGACAGACCTGTCGTCGACGGTGCGGATCATTGCCAAGCCGGCTGCACGTCAGTCCAATCGTTCGCTCAATCCTGGTCCGTCGGCGAAGCCAACGAAGTTCATAACCGTCACGACGACAGGCGTCGGCAAAGCCTGATGTCACGATCTCCGCGTCGACGTTCGCATTGCCGTCGCTGGTATCGTCGGTTCGTTTTTCTGGACGGGTCCGAGTGTCCATGGGCCAGGGCCCTCCTGGTGCTGGCCGAGTGACTTGGGGTCCATCCACCTTTCGATTCACGCTTCGTGACGGCTTTGCGTGTGTCACCGGCCGCGGTGGATTATAAACGTCCCTGTCTTGCACTTCGACCAAGGAATTCCGATGACACACCCTGACTTTGCCAAGAAGTTTCATTCCAATGTTCTCAACTCGCTCGCGCCGAATCCCGCCAGACAGGCCTCCGGCCCGCGGCCGATGATTCCGGTTTGCAGCATGCCCCGTTGGTCCGCCGCCATCGTTTTGGGACTCCTTTGCACGGCAATTTCTATGAAGGCATCCGCCGACGAAGCAGCGACAGCCGTTATCGACATCTGGGACGGCGACGCACCGGCTTGGAATGCACCGCAGGCCGAGGAGAGTGACACCAGCGGACCGGACGGTCGTAAAGTCGCCGGTCGCTCGGTGATCCGTCTGGGAAATGTGTCGACACCCCAGCTGCACGTATATCCCGCCCATGCCGACGGACCGGGCACATCGACGGTCGTGATCGCGCCGGGCGGCGGCTATTCGATCCTGGCGTGGGATTTGGAAGGCACAGAGATCGCGGCGTGGCTGAATTCCGTGGGAGTCGACGCGGTGGTGTTGAAATACCGCGTGCCGACTCGATCGGAGGACCAGAAATGGCTGGCGCCGGTCCAGGACATCCAGCGGTCGATCGTGATGCTGCGAACCAGCAAAGTCAGCGGCGTGAACGCACAAAAGATTGGCGTTTTGGGTTTTTCGGCGGGCGGAAACGCATCGGCGCGGGCGTTGACGGCGTCGACGCTACACTATGCCGCACATCGACCGGGCGACGGCAAAATTCGGTTCCAGCCCGACTTTGGCGTGCTGGTTTATCCCGCCTGGCTGGTCGAATCGGATGAAGATTTGACATTGATCGACGAGATCACGGTTGACAAAAACACGCCACCGGCGTTTTTTGCACACGCCATCGATGACCGTGTCAGTTGCCTGTCCAGCGTGGCGTTGTTCACGGAAATGAAGCGAAACGGGATCCCGTCGTCGCTGCACGTGTTCAGCGGTGGTGGACACGGGTTCGGTCTGCGTCAGGCCGATTCCCCGACCGATCAATGGCCCGACCTGTGTGCGACTTGGTTGCGTCAGATCGGCATGGCCAAGTAGCCCGGCGGCAATCAACGCCGGGCGCTGCGTCGCTGAACGACCACTGACTTCCCACGACGCAAGAGATCACAAACAAGGATGCGCCCGGTGTTACAGCCACAGCCGATTCAGTCCGATTGCCCTGATGGAGACGGCGAATCCAACGGCACTGATTCTGCCGCCGATGAATCATCGGCCCGGGACCACGATCCGACGCTATCGAAAGCGCCGATGAAGCCCGGTGAAGAATGGGCCAACGCGCTGTCGCACGGCGGCGCTTGTTTGGCGGCCGTGATCCTGGGCGTGATGTTGGTCGCCAAAGCATGGCGGGTCGACACGACGATGGGGATCGCCTGTGCCGCGTATGCGGTGTCGGTTGTGGGAACGTTTCTGGCGTCGACTCTGTCGCACACCGTGTTTCGCCAGCCTTGGTTGAACCGTTTCCGTGCCTGGGATCAAGCGATGATTTATTGCATGATCGCGGGCACCTACACGCCCATCATCATCGCCCACGCGGGACCGACGAATCGGATCTGGCTAAGCATCGCGGTTTGGACGGCTGCGCTGACCGGATTTGTCGCCAAGGTGGCGCTGCGACACCGGATCAACGGAATCAGCACGGTCACCTATTTGATGCTGGGCTGGTTTCCCGCGGTGCCGTTGATCGGCCAAGTCCCACGGGCATTGGCGTTGGGCATGTTTGCCGGTGGTGTGCTGTATTCGATCGGCGTGATCTTCTTGATCAACGACCGTCGGTTCCGATACGCCCACGTCGTCTGGCACGCCTTTGTGATGGCGGCCGCTTTCGTGCACTACCGGTGCATCGATTGGTATTGCGTCGACTTGGCGATGGCATCGAGCTAAGCGACGGTCGTCGGATTGCTAATTTCGCGTTTTCCAGTCGAATCCGTTCAGGCTGGACAGTGCCAGTGCCAACGCGTGGGTTCCGTCTTTGGCGTGCCCCTGAGCGGCGACCGCTTGATAAAGCTGTTGAGCCAACGCCAAGCCCGGCATCGACAATCCCATGCGGCGGCTTTCGGCCAGCGCGATGCCCATGTCTTTGATGAAGTGTTCGACAAAAAAGCCGGGATCAAAGTTGTTGTCGATGATGCGAGGACCCAAGTTGGACAGTGACCAACTGCCCGCCGCACCGCTGCCGACACTTTTTAAAACGGTTGGCAAATCCAGACCCGCGCGGTGGCCATAGATCAACGCTTCGCAAACGCCGATCATGCCGGTGCTGATCAAAATCTGATTGACCATCTTGGTGTGTTGGCCGGAACCCGCGTCGCCTTGATGCACGACCGTCTTGCCCATTGCGTCCCAGCACGGCTGCAGCGCCGCAACCGCCCCAGCGTCGCCCCCGATCATGATCGACAGCGTGCCCTCTTTGGCACCTTTGTCGCCGCCGGAAACCGGTGCGTCCAACGCCAGAACATCTTTCTTGGCCGCAGCCTCTGCAATCTCCACGGCCAACGAGGGCTGGCTGGTCGTCATGTCGACGATGATGTTCCCACTTTCACATCCGGCCAAGACACCGTCTTCGTCGTCTAGGATCACCGACCGGACATCATGCGGAAAACCGACGATCGTAAAGATCACATCAGCCGCTTCGGCTACCGCACGAGGGCTGTCGGCCCAGGTCGCGCCGCGTTCGATCAACGTCTGGGCTTTCGATCGAGTTCGATTGAACACGGTTGCCGAAAAGCCCGCGTCGATCAGATGTCCGCACATGCTGGCACCCATCACGCCGGTTCCGATCCATCCGATGCGTGTCTTTCCAGGTTCGATCGCGTTGACGGACATCATTGCCTTTGGATTGCGGGGGTGAAAACGTTTTCGGCCGAAGCGGATCTTCTGAACGATGGCAAAGCGTTGTGGGCTTTGCCATTGCTGAAGACACGGTGTGATTCAGACGCCGTGCAAGTCAGATGATTGTGCGAATCGAATCCAGAGCCTGACTAGCCCAACTTGGCCAGTTGCTGGATGAATGCGCCTTCGTTGACCGTGGGCCGCTCCAAGCGTCCTTGATAGTTGTAGGACAACCGCATGTTGTCCAGCCCCATCAGGTGCAAGATGCTGGCGTGAATGTCGTGCACGTGCGCACGATCCCGCACCGCGTACAACCCCAGTTCATCGGTCTCGCCGATCGTCTGGCCGCCCTGAACGCCGCCGCCGGCCATCCACATGGTAAAGCCGGTCGGGTTGTGATCACGTCCGTCGCCCTGTTCGCTCATCGGCGTGCGTCCGAACTCACCGCCCCACACGACCAAGGTTTCGTCCAGCAGACCGCGTTGCTGCAAATCGGTCAGCAATCCCGCGATCGGCCGATCGACTTCCCGGCAATACTTCGTGTGGTTGCCTTCGATGCCTTTGTGGGCGTCCCATTTGCTGCCCGCGCCGCTGTAAAGCTGGATGAACCGCACACCACGTTCGACCAATCGGCGCGCCAGCAAGCAGATGCGGCCGTACGGTCGGGTGTTGTCATCGTCCATGCCGTACAACTGGTGTGTCTGGGCGGTCTCTTGTGACAAATCCACCGCCTCCGGTGCAGACGCTTGCATGCGATAGGCAAGTTCGTAGGATCGAATCCGCGCATCCAACTCGCTGACTTCTGGCAACCGGCTGGCATGACGGCGATTGATCTCTGCGATCAAATCCAGTTTTTCACGTTGCCGGATGTCGGTGATCTGTTTCGGCGGTGAAAGGTTGCGAATCGGCTGGGTCGGATCATCGCTGCCCACCGGTGTTCCCTGGAACGTGGCCGGCAAAAAACCGTTGCCCCAATTGCGAACCCCGTTGACCACCGGCGTCGTGCGGTCTTGCATGACGACGAACGCGGGAAGGTCCGCATCGCCGGTGCCCAGTCCATACGTTGTCCATGCCCCCAGCGACGGACGTCCGCCCAGGATGCTGCTGGTGTTCATCAGGTTGCAGCCGCCGGCGTGGTTGATGCCTTCGCCGTAGCAAGAACGAATGACGGCCAGTTTGTCGGCGTGCTGTGCGACGTGGGGGAACCAATCGCTGATCTCAAGCCCACTTTCGCCATAGCGATCCCACTTCCGCTTGCACGCCAGCAACGCGGTGTTCTTTTCGCCCATCGCCGTGATCGGTTCCTTGAAACTGCTGGGCAACGGCTGGCCCGCAAGTTCATTCAACAACGGCTTGCGATCGAACGTGTCCAGCTGGCTGGGGCCGCCTTCCATGAACAAAAAGATGACGCTTTTCGCCGTCGCGGTGTGGTGAACACCGCCGCCGGCCAAGGCGCCCGCGGCCGCCGATTGCTGCGCCAACATGCCGCGCAGGGCCAGCGCGCCAAACCCCGCACCGGCGTTGACCAAAAAGTCACGACGGTCGCGCAGGATGCGATGATGCGGAACGCCGATGCGATCACACAGCGATGAAGTCATGGGCGAAACCAGTGAGTGTGTTGGATGAACAAAATGGGCTGGATCATTCGACGAACAGAAACGCGTTGGCGTTCAACAACACGTGACAAACGTCGCGGCATCCGTCGTCACCCGCCTGGACCAGCGGAGTCAACAATTCAACGTCATCGTCGGACATCGGTTGGCACGTCAGGACCAGGCCCGCATGACGAACGAATTGTTCCGCCCAATCGTCGGAATCGCGGTGGATGCCATCGCGGCGAAGGTCCGCTTGGACGCGATCGGCAAACTTTGCGGACACATGAATCAGACGATCGTTGTTGATCATCATCAACGACTGGGTGGCGGTGATCGTGACGTCGCGGCGTGCGGTGCCGACGATTCCGGTCGGGGCATCCATCAACTGCAGCATCTCGTCACCCGTGTTACGTTTCCGCTGCAGATAGATCGTTCGCCGTGGCGGCGCGCCGCTGGGACTGGGGCCACCGATCTGGTGATTCACTTGGTCCATCACCGCCAGCAGCGTGTCCCGGTACTGTTCCGCATCCAGCCGCCGGACGCTGCGACGCCACAGCAGCCGATTCATTGCGTCGATTCGTTGACCGTCGGCACGTCGCGGATGATGAGCCGATTGCCGGTACGTTTCGCTCAGCAGGATTTCACGCTGGAGCCGTTTCAAATCCCAACCGGTTCGCTGCAGACGGTCAGCCAGGTAGTCCAGCAGTTCCGGATGAGTCGGCGGGGTCCCGAGCGCGCCAAAGTCATTGGGCGACGCGACGATGCCACGGCCGAAGTAGTGCTGCCAAATGCGGTTGGCGATCACGCGAGCGGTCACCGGGTTTTCCGGCGACGTCATCCAACGTGCCAACGCCAGCCGACGCCCGGTCGATTTTGGGTTTGCCGGGGGCGGTGCAACGTCCAGCGGCACGCCGCCATAAATCTCGGGGACCTCCGGTGCAAAGTTTCGTCCGCTCTGTCGGCCGGGCAACCGCGTGGGACGAATGTCACCACTGGCATCCGCAACGGTCATCACCCGCCGTGATGGACGCGGGTTGTATCCCAGTTGTTTCAATTCCGCCAAAATCTCGCGTCGCCGCGCCGTGGCTTCTTTGCCGATCTTCTTTTCAATCTCGCTGTCGCGTGCCTGTCGATCCAACACCTGCAAGTGAACCAGGTGTGCGATTTGTGATTCGTAACTGTTGCGTTGATCGGCCGGCTTGTCGTACATCGCCAGCACTTCGTCGGGGAACAGTTCCGCCGCGGCGCGTCCGGACCACGCCAACGCTTCCGCATCAATGGTGTTCAATTCCGCGACCAGCCCGTCGATCTTTGCCTTGTTCTGCGGATCTGCCGATGGGGAACACTGCGGGTTGGTGATGTCACGGAACATCAGCGGTTCAAACACGCTGCGGAAATGAAAGTAATCGCTGCGTGGGATCGGATCGAACTTGTGATCGTGGCACTTTGCACAGGCCAAACCGGTCGCCAAAAAAACATCGGCGGTGACATCGGTCAATTCGTCAACGATGACTTCCCATTGGCCCTCGGCATCGCGTTGGTTGTATTCGTAAATGCCTTGTCGCAAGAAACCGGCGGCCGTCAACGCTTCTTCGTTGTTCGGATCGACTTCGTCGCCGGCGATTTGCATCGTCACAAATTCGTCGTACGGCATCGCCGTGTTCCAAGCGTTGACGACCCAGTCGCGGTATCGATGGGCCGACGGGCGAAAGGCGTCTTGGCGATAACCGTCGGATTCAGAAAAGCGAACCAGGTCCAACCAGAAACGACCGATGCGTTCCCCGTGACGCGGATCGGCCAACAGGCGGTCGACGATTCGTGCGTAGGCATCGGGCGAATCGTCTGCCAAAAAGTCATCGACGTCTTCGCAACGCGGCGGCATGCCGGTCACGTCATAGAACAAGCGACGCAGCAACGTACGGCGATCGGCGGACGGCGATCGGGACAATCCGGCCGTTGCGAGCGCATCGTCGATGTAACGGTCGATCAGGCCGGCGGCCGCGGGGAAGTCGCCGGTGGGGACCAAGCCGATCGGCGGAACGGTGCGAATGGGTTTCGCCGCCCAGTAAGAATCCGCATCGGCGGCGGGTTCGGAATCGTCGCCGGCGTGATCAAA belongs to Crateriforma spongiae and includes:
- the trhA gene encoding PAQR family membrane homeostasis protein TrhA; this encodes MLQPQPIQSDCPDGDGESNGTDSAADESSARDHDPTLSKAPMKPGEEWANALSHGGACLAAVILGVMLVAKAWRVDTTMGIACAAYAVSVVGTFLASTLSHTVFRQPWLNRFRAWDQAMIYCMIAGTYTPIIIAHAGPTNRIWLSIAVWTAALTGFVAKVALRHRINGISTVTYLMLGWFPAVPLIGQVPRALALGMFAGGVLYSIGVIFLINDRRFRYAHVVWHAFVMAAAFVHYRCIDWYCVDLAMASS
- the nadA gene encoding quinolinate synthase NadA, with protein sequence MTALPTAKVAKDDSLHPLASYKTMESDELHQRIEAVRQSMGDSLLLLGHHYQQDEVIQHCDLRGDSYKLSELAASSETCRTIVFCGVHFMAETADILANRPEKLESRGGDRVTVILPDMAAGCSMADMAAIAQVEDAWADMGEIIDTSRVIPVTYINSAASLKAFCGRHGGIVCTSSNAASVMDWAFERGDRVFFFPDQHLGRNTALGMGIGTEQMPVWDPYALELGGNTEQALRDSRVILWKGHCSVHQMFRPEHVEGFRKNHPGIKILVHPECPREVNDIADVSGSTGKIIDTVRNSPPGTKWAIGTELHLVNRLKAEHPEQEIHFLSPVVCMCATMYRIDLAHLCWCLENLRDGCVVNQILVDDETTHHSLVALQRMLKVK
- a CDS encoding NAD(P)-dependent oxidoreductase translates to MSVNAIEPGKTRIGWIGTGVMGASMCGHLIDAGFSATVFNRTRSKAQTLIERGATWADSPRAVAEAADVIFTIVGFPHDVRSVILDDEDGVLAGCESGNIIVDMTTSQPSLAVEIAEAAAKKDVLALDAPVSGGDKGAKEGTLSIMIGGDAGAVAALQPCWDAMGKTVVHQGDAGSGQHTKMVNQILISTGMIGVCEALIYGHRAGLDLPTVLKSVGSGAAGSWSLSNLGPRIIDNNFDPGFFVEHFIKDMGIALAESRRMGLSMPGLALAQQLYQAVAAQGHAKDGTHALALALSSLNGFDWKTRN
- a CDS encoding aldo/keto reductase, whose amino-acid sequence is MSVILGLWPIAGVTTVGVSRDDARSTIAAAIDAGIRRFDTAYSYGYDGESDRLIGEFLQTDRDAFELIGKAGQRWTPDRKRVVDGRPQTLTADVEESLRRAGLDHFDVLMLHSPDPDVPLSESAAAIDAMRRSGKAKRIGICNADEDQRKQFAAVAGCDAIQCPLNLLQQDSLDTLIRPAAADGAQCHVYWTLMKGLLAGKIGRDHQFPEGDSRPKYDVFQGEKRERAHRIVDALRDIGSGIGRSVASLSIGWAVSQDGVSGALVGARRPDQILETADATALDASTLAQIDQLLADV
- a CDS encoding PSD1 and planctomycete cytochrome C domain-containing protein; protein product: MTRGSLDRCLRTTTARLAIGLSVFLCGLISATRAAESADATLVSVETSRSNAKFFESEVRPLLIRRCYECHSESESEGGLRLDVATTITQGGDSGVAVIPGDADTSLLMAAVRYDGLEMPPDEPLTESEIETLRRWIDQGAYWPESFDHAGDDSEPAADADSYWAAKPIRTVPPIGLVPTGDFPAAAGLIDRYIDDALATAGLSRSPSADRRTLLRRLFYDVTGMPPRCEDVDDFLADDSPDAYARIVDRLLADPRHGERIGRFWLDLVRFSESDGYRQDAFRPSAHRYRDWVVNAWNTAMPYDEFVTMQIAGDEVDPNNEEALTAAGFLRQGIYEYNQRDAEGQWEVIVDELTDVTADVFLATGLACAKCHDHKFDPIPRSDYFHFRSVFEPLMFRDITNPQCSPSADPQNKAKIDGLVAELNTIDAEALAWSGRAAAELFPDEVLAMYDKPADQRNSYESQIAHLVHLQVLDRQARDSEIEKKIGKEATARRREILAELKQLGYNPRPSRRVMTVADASGDIRPTRLPGRQSGRNFAPEVPEIYGGVPLDVAPPPANPKSTGRRLALARWMTSPENPVTARVIANRIWQHYFGRGIVASPNDFGALGTPPTHPELLDYLADRLQRTGWDLKRLQREILLSETYRQSAHHPRRADGQRIDAMNRLLWRRSVRRLDAEQYRDTLLAVMDQVNHQIGGPSPSGAPPRRTIYLQRKRNTGDEMLQLMDAPTGIVGTARRDVTITATQSLMMINNDRLIHVSAKFADRVQADLRRDGIHRDSDDWAEQFVRHAGLVLTCQPMSDDDVELLTPLVQAGDDGCRDVCHVLLNANAFLFVE
- a CDS encoding DUF1501 domain-containing protein: MTSSLCDRIGVPHHRILRDRRDFLVNAGAGFGALALRGMLAQQSAAAGALAGGGVHHTATAKSVIFLFMEGGPSQLDTFDRKPLLNELAGQPLPSSFKEPITAMGEKNTALLACKRKWDRYGESGLEISDWFPHVAQHADKLAVIRSCYGEGINHAGGCNLMNTSSILGGRPSLGAWTTYGLGTGDADLPAFVVMQDRTTPVVNGVRNWGNGFLPATFQGTPVGSDDPTQPIRNLSPPKQITDIRQREKLDLIAEINRRHASRLPEVSELDARIRSYELAYRMQASAPEAVDLSQETAQTHQLYGMDDDNTRPYGRICLLARRLVERGVRFIQLYSGAGSKWDAHKGIEGNHTKYCREVDRPIAGLLTDLQQRGLLDETLVVWGGEFGRTPMSEQGDGRDHNPTGFTMWMAGGGVQGGQTIGETDELGLYAVRDRAHVHDIHASILHLMGLDNMRLSYNYQGRLERPTVNEGAFIQQLAKLG
- a CDS encoding alpha/beta hydrolase; protein product: MTHPDFAKKFHSNVLNSLAPNPARQASGPRPMIPVCSMPRWSAAIVLGLLCTAISMKASADEAATAVIDIWDGDAPAWNAPQAEESDTSGPDGRKVAGRSVIRLGNVSTPQLHVYPAHADGPGTSTVVIAPGGGYSILAWDLEGTEIAAWLNSVGVDAVVLKYRVPTRSEDQKWLAPVQDIQRSIVMLRTSKVSGVNAQKIGVLGFSAGGNASARALTASTLHYAAHRPGDGKIRFQPDFGVLVYPAWLVESDEDLTLIDEITVDKNTPPAFFAHAIDDRVSCLSSVALFTEMKRNGIPSSLHVFSGGGHGFGLRQADSPTDQWPDLCATWLRQIGMAK